The following coding sequences are from one Fusobacterium perfoetens window:
- the hsdR gene encoding type I restriction-modification system endonuclease encodes MAEYTLHKDPNTAIIKIRQLGEYIAKLMIKVERLPEVENQIDRIRVLKDYDLIPEDIDKIFHKIRKAGNIAVHDMKGEMAEAEALLSLVVKLCGWFNEVYGSDCTFNSEDIEYKTPEYIDYKEKYEALLSEVEIKSKEFQALKSEDITHKTPEERKRIIRSKKPIELTEAETRVLIDEQLREAGWEVDTNSLNYKLNKTLPEKGKAMAIAEWLCIKEDGEKGYVDYALFYKNTLYGVIEAKRYGVDITSALNRDARMYAKGIFIPEDIKLCDGAPYSKYKVPFMFASNGREYNKDLIEKSGIWFLDGRKENNVSKPLKGFYSPENLEKLMEKDDDLANKRLAENSIEYLKSPDGLNLRYYQAEAIEAVENALISGKHKVLLTMATGTGKTRVALGIIYRLIKSKKYNRILFVVDRASLGEQANDTFKNTKIEDQYTLSQLYDIKDLESKFPEHDTKVHIVTVQGLIKRVLFPNDENYLSVGDYDCIIVDEAHRGYILDRVPTEEEALIRDEKEYQSKYRNVIEYFDADKIALTATPALHTYEIFGNPVYEYSYRQAVLDGYLVDFEPPYKIVTKLGKDGIHYEKGSEIKVYDTSTQEVKIVENLEDELDFDITKFNTKVITEGFNRAVCQALVNEISPEGEEKTLIFAANDEHADMVVRILREEFENLGAYQMNNDMITKITGSVKDVDKLIRKFKNDNYPTIAVTVDLLTTGIDVPKICNLVFLRKVKSRILYEQMIGRATRLCPSINKECFKIYDAVDIYKDLEKYSDMKPVVTSPKTSIEDLFKNFDDIKEDEKSVSYFMEQIVARLQRKKNVIKKENENRIKVLSKEMRGEEITDIDKYFSDLKNAEDSKKIEVLEKEKEFLIYLDKIRIENNNYKVISHESDEVLSIEQDYGENKTPEDYLESFKKYVKENEDKIEALKILKTSPKAFTKEDLKEIKKSLDAYGYSETNLNTAYKTVKNEDILIDIISFVKYAITEDKNELISKDEKIRKVMEKIRKLNTKWSKPQEQLLKRIEAMLRGDEYITKEDFNDGQFKKTYGGAERIDKILQGKLDEIMEIIYDGILLN; translated from the coding sequence ATGGCAGAGTATACACTGCATAAAGATCCAAATACTGCAATTATAAAAATAAGACAATTAGGGGAATATATAGCCAAGTTAATGATAAAGGTAGAAAGACTTCCTGAAGTTGAAAACCAGATAGACAGAATTAGAGTTTTAAAAGACTATGATTTAATACCAGAAGATATAGATAAAATTTTTCATAAAATAAGAAAAGCTGGAAACATAGCTGTACATGATATGAAAGGTGAAATGGCAGAGGCAGAAGCTCTGCTTTCACTTGTTGTAAAACTTTGCGGCTGGTTTAATGAAGTTTATGGAAGTGACTGCACTTTTAATTCAGAAGATATAGAATATAAAACACCTGAATATATTGATTATAAAGAAAAATATGAGGCTCTTCTTTCTGAAGTTGAAATTAAGTCTAAAGAGTTTCAGGCTTTAAAATCTGAAGATATAACACATAAAACACCTGAAGAAAGAAAGAGAATAATAAGAAGTAAAAAGCCAATAGAACTTACAGAAGCAGAAACAAGAGTTCTTATAGATGAGCAGTTAAGAGAAGCGGGTTGGGAAGTTGATACTAATTCTTTAAATTATAAATTAAATAAAACTCTTCCTGAAAAAGGAAAGGCAATGGCAATAGCAGAGTGGCTGTGTATCAAAGAAGATGGAGAAAAAGGATATGTAGACTATGCTCTTTTTTATAAAAATACTCTATATGGTGTGATTGAAGCTAAAAGATATGGTGTAGATATTACTTCTGCACTTAATAGAGATGCAAGAATGTATGCTAAAGGTATATTTATTCCTGAAGATATTAAACTTTGTGATGGAGCTCCATACAGTAAATATAAAGTTCCTTTTATGTTTGCAAGCAATGGAAGAGAATATAATAAAGATTTAATTGAAAAATCAGGTATCTGGTTTTTAGATGGAAGAAAAGAAAATAATGTTTCAAAGCCTCTGAAAGGATTTTATTCTCCTGAAAACTTAGAGAAATTGATGGAAAAAGATGATGATTTAGCAAATAAAAGACTTGCTGAAAATTCAATAGAATATTTAAAGTCACCAGATGGATTAAATTTAAGATATTATCAGGCTGAGGCAATAGAAGCTGTAGAAAATGCTCTTATAAGTGGAAAACATAAAGTTCTTCTTACAATGGCAACAGGAACAGGTAAAACAAGAGTTGCCCTTGGAATAATATACAGACTGATAAAAAGCAAGAAATATAATAGAATCTTATTTGTTGTTGACAGAGCAAGTCTTGGAGAACAGGCAAATGATACATTTAAAAACACAAAAATAGAAGACCAATATACACTGTCACAGCTTTACGATATAAAAGATTTAGAGAGCAAGTTCCCTGAACATGATACAAAAGTACATATTGTAACAGTTCAAGGACTTATTAAAAGAGTTTTATTCCCAAATGATGAGAATTATCTTTCAGTAGGAGATTATGACTGTATTATCGTTGATGAAGCTCACAGAGGATATATTTTAGATAGAGTTCCAACAGAGGAAGAAGCTCTTATAAGAGATGAAAAAGAATATCAAAGTAAATATAGAAATGTTATAGAATATTTTGATGCAGATAAAATAGCTCTTACAGCAACACCTGCTCTTCATACTTATGAAATATTTGGAAACCCTGTTTATGAATATTCATACAGACAAGCTGTACTTGACGGTTACCTTGTAGATTTTGAGCCACCATATAAAATAGTTACAAAGCTTGGAAAAGATGGGATACATTATGAAAAAGGCAGTGAGATAAAGGTTTATGATACATCTACACAGGAAGTAAAGATAGTTGAAAACTTGGAGGATGAACTTGATTTTGATATTACAAAATTCAATACTAAAGTTATAACAGAGGGATTTAACAGAGCTGTATGTCAGGCTCTTGTAAATGAAATAAGCCCAGAGGGAGAAGAAAAAACTCTTATCTTTGCAGCAAATGATGAGCATGCAGATATGGTTGTAAGAATTTTAAGAGAAGAGTTTGAAAATCTTGGAGCTTACCAGATGAATAATGACATGATAACTAAGATAACAGGCTCTGTAAAAGATGTTGATAAACTTATAAGAAAGTTTAAAAATGATAATTACCCTACAATAGCTGTTACAGTTGACCTGCTTACAACAGGAATAGATGTTCCAAAAATTTGCAATCTTGTGTTTTTAAGAAAAGTAAAAAGCAGAATTTTATATGAACAGATGATAGGAAGAGCAACTAGACTTTGTCCTTCAATAAATAAAGAATGCTTCAAAATATATGATGCAGTTGATATTTATAAGGATTTGGAAAAATACTCAGATATGAAACCTGTTGTTACAAGTCCTAAAACTTCTATAGAAGATTTATTTAAAAATTTTGACGATATAAAAGAAGATGAGAAATCTGTATCATATTTTATGGAACAGATTGTTGCAAGACTTCAGAGAAAGAAAAATGTTATTAAAAAAGAAAATGAAAATCGTATCAAAGTTCTATCAAAAGAAATGAGAGGGGAAGAGATAACAGATATAGATAAATATTTTTCTGATTTAAAAAATGCAGAGGATAGTAAAAAAATTGAAGTTTTAGAAAAAGAAAAAGAGTTTTTAATATATCTTGATAAAATTAGAATAGAAAATAATAATTATAAGGTTATATCACATGAAAGTGATGAAGTTCTTTCAATAGAGCAAGATTATGGAGAAAATAAGACTCCTGAAGATTATCTTGAAAGTTTTAAAAAATATGTAAAAGAGAATGAAGATAAAATTGAGGCTCTAAAAATACTTAAGACATCTCCAAAGGCTTTTACTAAGGAAGATTTAAAAGAGATAAAAAAATCTCTTGATGCCTATGGATATAGTGAAACAAACCTTAATACAGCTTATAAGACTGTAAAAAATGAAGATATTTTAATAGATATTATTTCTTTTGTTAAATATGCAATTACAGAAGATAAAAATGAGCTTATAAGCAAAGATGAAAAAATAAGAAAAGTTATGGAAAAAATAAGAAAACTTAATACTAAATGGAGCAAACCTCAAGAACAGCTTCTTAAAAGAATAGAAGCTATGTTAAGAGGCGATGAATATATTACAAAAGAAGATTTTAATGATGGACAATTTAAAAAAACTTATGGAGGAGCTGAAAGAATAGATAAAATTTTACAAGGAAAACTTGATGAAATTATGGAAATAATATATGATGGCATTCTGCTAAATTAA
- a CDS encoding N-6 DNA methylase — MTNNEIVQKLWNLCNVLRDDGITYHEYVTELTYILFLRIANELGTEDKIGIPEEYRWEELAKLDGTDLRNKYQEALLRLGKNSSTLGTIYRNAQTRIAEPANLKKIFTEINKIEWYSEDKENLGDLYEGLLEKNASEKKSGAGQYFTPRVLIDSMVRVIKPELGERICDPAGGTFGFIIAADKYLKEKYDDYFGTDERPITDEEREYQETKAFSACELVPDTHRLGLMNAILHEIGGNFIQGDTLSEFGKQLNGFDIVLSNPPFGTKKGGERATRDDLIYDTSNKQLNFLQVIYNSLRTSGKARAAIVLPDNVLFEGGVGKDIRIDLMNKCNLHTILRLPTGIFYAQGVKTNVLFFTRGKSNENNTKEIWYYDLRSNMPNFGKTNPLTKEHFEEFERTFDNAEEKEKLERWTKVTLEEIEKKDYSLDMGLLKVEDNAEELQNPIENGEECIEKLEEALDLLKGILKELDLCGVKKDA; from the coding sequence ATGACTAATAACGAAATTGTACAAAAATTATGGAATTTATGTAATGTTTTAAGAGATGACGGGATAACTTACCATGAATATGTAACTGAGCTTACATATATTTTATTTTTAAGAATAGCAAATGAGCTTGGAACAGAAGATAAAATAGGAATCCCTGAAGAATATAGATGGGAAGAACTTGCAAAACTTGATGGGACAGACCTTAGAAATAAATATCAAGAAGCTCTTTTAAGACTTGGTAAAAATTCATCAACACTTGGAACTATATACAGAAATGCTCAGACAAGAATTGCAGAGCCAGCAAACCTAAAGAAAATATTTACTGAAATCAATAAAATAGAATGGTATTCAGAAGATAAAGAAAATCTTGGAGATTTATATGAGGGACTTTTAGAAAAAAATGCCTCTGAAAAAAAATCAGGAGCAGGGCAATATTTCACACCAAGAGTTTTAATTGATTCAATGGTAAGAGTTATAAAACCTGAATTAGGAGAAAGAATATGTGATCCTGCAGGAGGAACTTTTGGATTTATAATAGCAGCTGACAAATATTTAAAAGAAAAATATGATGATTATTTTGGAACTGATGAAAGACCTATTACAGATGAAGAAAGAGAATATCAAGAAACAAAAGCTTTTTCAGCTTGTGAGTTAGTACCTGATACACATAGATTAGGGCTTATGAATGCTATTCTTCATGAAATTGGAGGAAATTTCATTCAGGGGGATACATTATCAGAGTTTGGAAAACAGCTTAACGGTTTTGATATAGTCCTATCAAATCCACCATTTGGAACTAAAAAAGGAGGAGAAAGAGCAACAAGAGATGACCTTATTTATGATACATCAAACAAACAGCTTAACTTCTTACAAGTGATATATAATTCTTTAAGAACTTCTGGAAAAGCTAGAGCAGCAATAGTTCTTCCTGATAATGTTTTATTTGAAGGTGGAGTTGGAAAAGATATTCGTATAGATTTAATGAATAAATGTAATCTTCATACAATACTAAGACTTCCAACAGGAATATTCTATGCTCAGGGAGTAAAAACAAATGTATTATTTTTCACAAGAGGAAAATCAAATGAAAATAATACAAAAGAGATTTGGTACTATGATTTAAGAAGCAATATGCCAAACTTTGGAAAGACAAATCCATTAACAAAAGAACATTTTGAAGAATTTGAAAGAACTTTTGACAATGCTGAAGAAAAAGAAAAACTTGAAAGATGGACAAAAGTAACTCTTGAAGAAATTGAAAAGAAAGATTACTCACTTGATATGGGACTTTTAAAAGTGGAAGATAATGCAGAAGAACTTCAAAATCCTATTGAAAACGGTGAAGAATGTATAGAAAAATTAGAAGAAGCTCTTGATTTATTAAAAGGAATCTTAAAAGAGCTAGATCTTTGCGGGGTGAAAAAAGATGCTTAA
- a CDS encoding restriction endonuclease subunit S: MLKKKDNLLPEERLIKAVIPKEEEPYKVPDNWVWTRLGNILELKNGVAVNSNEYGTGNTPLIRISNIQNNRVDLTEAARIKLQEKYKKYLLEKNDLLLAMSGATTGKIGIFNEDIICVQNQRVGNLKIKYGMTHGYRNYYFQKMQEELLRLAYGGAQPNISGNIIENLLLPLSPLEEQKRIVEKLDSLFEKIGKIKEIIEEIKEKTSLRREAVLSKAFTGELTEKWRAENKTENAKELLLKINEEKLKNNLKAKIKDVSEMLVNEDEVPYKVPENWVWTRLGDITEINPKKKVLDFNEDEEVSFVPMKSVSEETGRIEKIEYEKYSKLKKGYTQFIEEDVLFAKITPCMENGKCAIAENLKNNIGYGTTEFHVLRCYQGVINSLLHKFLRQENFRKEAEYNMTGSVGFRRVPVDFLKSTLFPLPPLDEQKEIVRILDKVFEEENKISELISLEEKVEILEKTILDKAFRGELGTGNSDDEPAIELLKRALEKNK, from the coding sequence ATGCTTAAGAAAAAAGATAATCTTTTACCAGAAGAAAGATTAATAAAAGCAGTAATTCCCAAAGAAGAAGAGCCTTATAAAGTTCCAGATAATTGGGTATGGACAAGATTAGGAAATATTTTAGAGTTAAAAAATGGAGTTGCCGTAAATAGTAATGAATATGGAACGGGAAATACTCCATTAATTAGGATTTCAAATATTCAAAATAACAGAGTAGATTTAACAGAAGCAGCAAGAATAAAGTTACAAGAGAAATATAAAAAATATTTATTAGAAAAAAATGATTTGCTTTTGGCCATGTCTGGTGCAACAACTGGAAAAATAGGAATTTTTAATGAAGATATAATTTGTGTTCAGAATCAACGTGTAGGAAATTTAAAAATAAAATATGGCATGACTCATGGTTATAGAAATTACTATTTTCAAAAAATGCAAGAAGAATTATTAAGACTAGCCTATGGAGGAGCACAGCCTAATATAAGTGGGAATATTATAGAAAATTTATTACTTCCATTATCGCCACTTGAGGAACAAAAAAGAATAGTTGAAAAGTTAGATTCTTTGTTTGAAAAAATAGGAAAGATAAAAGAAATTATTGAAGAGATAAAAGAAAAAACATCTTTAAGGAGAGAAGCTGTTCTTTCAAAAGCATTTACAGGAGAATTGACAGAAAAATGGAGAGCAGAAAATAAAACTGAAAATGCAAAAGAACTTCTTTTAAAAATCAATGAAGAAAAATTAAAAAACAATCTTAAGGCAAAAATAAAAGATGTTTCTGAAATGCTTGTTAATGAAGATGAAGTTCCTTATAAAGTTCCTGAAAATTGGGTATGGACAAGATTAGGAGATATAACAGAGATTAATCCTAAAAAGAAAGTTCTTGACTTTAACGAAGATGAAGAAGTGTCATTTGTTCCTATGAAATCTGTTTCAGAAGAAACAGGAAGAATTGAAAAAATAGAATATGAAAAATATTCTAAATTAAAAAAAGGTTACACACAATTTATTGAAGAAGATGTACTTTTTGCCAAAATAACTCCTTGTATGGAAAATGGAAAATGTGCTATAGCAGAAAATTTAAAAAATAATATTGGATACGGTACAACTGAATTTCATGTTTTGAGATGTTATCAAGGAGTAATTAATAGTTTATTACACAAATTTTTAAGACAGGAAAATTTTAGAAAAGAAGCAGAATATAATATGACAGGAAGTGTTGGTTTTAGAAGAGTACCTGTTGATTTCTTAAAAAGTACATTATTCCCTTTACCTCCACTTGATGAGCAAAAAGAAATAGTAAGAATTTTAGATAAAGTTTTTGAGGAGGAAAATAAAATTTCTGAACTTATCTCACTGGAAGAAAAGGTAGAAATTTTAGAAAAAACTATTCTTGATAAAGCATTCCGTGGAGAGCTTGGAACAGGAAATTCTGACGATGAACCTGCAATAGAATTATTAAAAAGAGCACTAGAAAAGAATAAATAA
- a CDS encoding AAA family ATPase — translation MEIKICLDWIDFYMELADKLLPYKNDRKTLIEKIKNIYFNINMRLPKLEKDNNLVDIDPFTIFGLFNKGITKTNRISILQGFAQEFSIKAPVPNFFDGIPVLNNMAATFYYFIGDRQENDIENLWKIFALALEYADTNSDNNKKEFITIYDTVSQQKGIRWNLTMALYWIRPYKYINLDSRNRWYISNPENMPADYIKSIGSFETVPTGEEYLSIIDKSSSALEKGNYHYKNFPELSCYAWVISEKVNQEIRAAEVEKSRTNIGEAIGDKDIQTVHYWIYSPGNNAYMWDDFYDDGIMAIGWGEIGNLTNFTTKDAMKQKMKECFDPTLSYKNAAHATWQFVNEMKPGDIVFVKKGMHRIIGKGVVTSDYIFDSSRKDDYKNIRQINWTHKGDWEHPGQAVLKALTDITPYTDYVEQLNAIFEDEVIEETEETEIQFPIYTKDDFLNEVYMSEANYCLLVNLLRNKKNIIMQGAPGVGKTFAAKRLAYSMMKVKDPSRVMMIQFHQSYSYEDFIMGFRPAATGFELKKGPFYNFCKKAELDLENDYYFIIDEINRGNLSKIFGELFMLIESDKRGVALQLLYSDEKFSVPENVYIIGMMNTADRSLAMLDYALRRRFAFFEFSPAFETVGFHQYRQEKNNKKFDNLIVVIEKLNIAIENDESLGRGFRIGHSYFCTDKDINDMWLNAVITYEIIPLLNEYWFDEPSKVQEWKFILYEAIR, via the coding sequence ATGGAAATAAAAATATGTCTTGATTGGATAGACTTTTATATGGAATTAGCAGATAAACTTCTACCATATAAAAATGATAGGAAAACATTAATAGAAAAAATAAAAAATATTTATTTCAATATTAATATGCGTTTGCCAAAATTAGAAAAAGATAATAATCTTGTTGATATTGATCCATTTACAATTTTTGGACTTTTTAATAAAGGAATTACAAAAACAAACAGAATATCTATTTTACAAGGTTTTGCTCAAGAATTTTCTATAAAAGCACCTGTTCCTAATTTTTTTGATGGGATACCTGTTTTAAATAATATGGCAGCTACTTTTTATTATTTTATTGGAGATCGTCAAGAAAATGATATTGAAAACTTATGGAAAATATTTGCATTAGCTCTAGAATATGCAGATACTAATTCAGATAACAATAAAAAAGAATTTATAACAATTTATGATACTGTGTCTCAGCAAAAAGGAATTAGATGGAATTTAACAATGGCTCTTTATTGGATTCGTCCATATAAATATATCAATTTAGATTCTCGTAATCGTTGGTATATTTCTAATCCTGAAAATATGCCAGCTGACTATATTAAAAGCATTGGATCTTTTGAAACTGTTCCTACTGGTGAAGAGTATCTTAGTATCATTGATAAAAGTTCTTCTGCTCTTGAAAAAGGTAATTATCATTATAAAAATTTTCCTGAACTATCTTGTTATGCATGGGTTATTTCAGAAAAAGTAAATCAGGAAATTCGTGCAGCAGAAGTTGAAAAATCAAGAACAAACATAGGAGAAGCTATTGGAGATAAAGATATTCAGACAGTACATTATTGGATTTATTCTCCAGGAAATAATGCATATATGTGGGATGATTTTTATGATGATGGTATTATGGCTATTGGTTGGGGAGAAATTGGTAATCTGACTAATTTCACTACTAAAGATGCAATGAAACAAAAAATGAAAGAGTGTTTTGATCCTACTCTTTCCTATAAAAATGCTGCTCATGCTACATGGCAATTTGTTAATGAAATGAAGCCTGGAGATATTGTTTTTGTAAAAAAAGGAATGCATCGTATTATTGGAAAAGGTGTAGTTACTTCTGACTATATATTTGATTCTTCTCGTAAAGATGATTATAAAAATATTCGTCAGATTAACTGGACTCACAAAGGTGATTGGGAACATCCTGGACAAGCAGTTTTGAAAGCATTAACAGATATTACTCCTTACACTGATTATGTTGAACAATTAAATGCAATATTTGAAGATGAAGTGATTGAAGAAACAGAAGAAACAGAAATTCAATTCCCTATTTATACCAAAGATGATTTTTTAAATGAAGTATATATGAGTGAAGCAAACTATTGTCTTCTAGTTAATTTACTCAGAAATAAAAAAAATATTATTATGCAGGGAGCACCAGGTGTGGGAAAAACATTTGCTGCTAAAAGATTAGCATATTCTATGATGAAAGTTAAAGATCCTAGTAGAGTAATGATGATACAATTTCATCAAAGTTACAGCTATGAAGATTTTATTATGGGATTTAGACCTGCAGCAACTGGTTTTGAATTAAAAAAAGGACCATTTTATAATTTTTGTAAAAAAGCAGAACTTGATCTTGAAAATGACTATTACTTTATCATTGATGAAATTAATCGTGGTAATTTAAGTAAAATTTTTGGTGAGCTTTTTATGCTTATTGAAAGTGATAAGCGTGGTGTAGCTTTACAACTACTTTACTCAGATGAAAAGTTTTCTGTGCCTGAAAATGTTTATATTATTGGTATGATGAATACTGCAGATCGTAGCCTTGCAATGTTAGACTATGCTCTTAGACGCCGTTTTGCATTTTTTGAATTTTCTCCAGCATTTGAAACAGTTGGTTTTCATCAGTATCGTCAAGAAAAAAATAATAAAAAATTTGATAATCTTATTGTAGTTATTGAAAAATTAAATATAGCTATTGAAAATGATGAATCTCTTGGCAGAGGTTTCCGTATAGGACATAGCTATTTCTGTACAGATAAAGATATTAATGATATGTGGTTAAATGCTGTAATTACATATGAAATTATTCCTCTTCTAAATGAATATTGGTTTGATGAACCAAGTAAAGTTCAAGAATGGAAATTTATACTATATGAGGCAATTAGATGA
- the mcrC gene encoding 5-methylcytosine-specific restriction endonuclease system specificity protein McrC, protein MIKIQNIYYMLTYAFQVLKEQGYASCAIEEFENTADLLSAILVKGVTVQIKRGLNRAYTEKTESLSCLRGKINVTESIRQQTIIKQQLVCIYDEFSANSYMNHILKTTMELLLRYDIPKVRKKELKKLLPYFKDIETIDIYNINWKFRFHRNNQSYQMLMSVCYLIIKGLLQTTADGSVKLMQFLDEQRMCRLYEKFILEYYRKEHPEIKASASQISWQLDDEFSFMLPIMQTDIMLSKGNTILIIDAKYYTHTTQKQYSSNTLHSSNLYQIFTYVKNKDAEYGEVPHIVSGMLLYAQTDETIQPNQTYHMSGNKISVRTLNLNCSFEEIANQLDDIVKEHF, encoded by the coding sequence ATGATAAAAATTCAAAATATTTACTATATGCTTACATATGCTTTTCAAGTTCTAAAAGAACAAGGGTATGCAAGTTGTGCTATAGAAGAATTTGAAAATACTGCAGATTTATTATCTGCTATCCTTGTAAAAGGAGTAACAGTACAAATAAAACGAGGTCTCAATCGTGCATATACTGAAAAAACTGAATCGTTAAGCTGTCTACGAGGTAAGATTAATGTTACAGAATCTATTAGGCAACAAACTATCATTAAACAGCAATTAGTTTGTATTTATGATGAATTTTCAGCTAATTCTTATATGAATCATATTTTAAAAACTACAATGGAATTACTTTTAAGGTATGATATTCCAAAGGTAAGAAAAAAAGAATTAAAAAAGTTACTTCCTTATTTTAAGGATATAGAAACAATAGATATTTACAATATAAATTGGAAATTTAGATTTCATCGTAACAATCAAAGCTATCAAATGTTGATGTCTGTTTGCTATCTTATTATTAAAGGATTATTACAGACAACTGCTGATGGTTCTGTTAAGTTAATGCAATTTTTAGACGAACAAAGAATGTGTCGGTTATATGAAAAATTTATTCTTGAATATTATAGAAAAGAACACCCTGAAATTAAAGCAAGTGCTTCTCAAATTTCTTGGCAATTAGATGATGAATTTAGTTTCATGTTGCCTATTATGCAGACAGATATTATGTTATCTAAAGGAAATACTATTTTAATTATTGATGCAAAATATTATACTCACACTACACAAAAACAATATAGCAGTAATACTCTTCATTCTAGTAATTTATATCAAATATTTACATATGTAAAAAATAAAGATGCTGAATATGGAGAAGTTCCACACATTGTATCTGGAATGTTGTTGTATGCTCAAACTGATGAAACCATTCAACCAAATCAAACTTATCATATGAGTGGTAATAAAATTAGTGTTCGTACTCTTAATTTAAATTGCTCATTTGAAGAAATTGCAAATCAATTAGATGATATAGTAAAAGAACATTTT